Proteins encoded in a region of the Halothiobacillus diazotrophicus genome:
- a CDS encoding TadE family protein, translating into MTRSTLPPRIQNAHRRRQNGQSLVEMAIALTVLVPLAAGIMLLGQFIHIKLQTQNAAREAAWAATVDPALATASLPNRTQEEARLRQHQFANANTALRSGGASPAQLPDPMLTTFAGRALLKPGDLTLTVYQQQAAPSYLSNVIGIFGNALSQLGFDSTLPPNRQGLITAEVHANTQKIRGHSGSPLTFLGDLATRRLDFSSKTVLLADPWDAAGSGETLNGQMAGGAYANRTVRGVIEPLVPTTWLKGGFKSAILSSVHLLGSIPLMDQLITPGLNNYELGRTAPDVVPVDKLVK; encoded by the coding sequence ATGACTCGCTCCACCCTCCCCCCTCGTATCCAGAATGCCCATCGCCGCAGGCAAAACGGGCAAAGCCTGGTCGAAATGGCGATTGCCCTCACGGTACTGGTGCCACTGGCGGCGGGCATCATGCTCTTGGGACAATTTATACACATAAAATTGCAAACCCAGAACGCCGCCCGTGAAGCCGCCTGGGCAGCAACGGTAGACCCCGCACTGGCCACGGCATCATTGCCGAATCGGACACAGGAAGAAGCAAGACTGCGTCAACATCAGTTTGCAAATGCCAATACAGCCCTGCGTAGTGGCGGGGCGTCGCCCGCACAATTGCCCGACCCCATGCTAACTACGTTCGCGGGCAGAGCCTTACTCAAACCGGGTGACCTGACGTTAACCGTCTACCAGCAGCAAGCAGCGCCAAGTTACCTGAGTAATGTCATAGGCATATTCGGAAACGCCCTCTCTCAATTGGGTTTCGACAGCACCCTGCCCCCGAATCGTCAAGGACTGATCACTGCTGAAGTCCATGCTAATACCCAAAAAATCCGAGGGCATAGTGGGTCGCCATTGACGTTTTTGGGCGACCTTGCGACTCGTCGTCTGGACTTCTCGTCCAAAACCGTTTTATTAGCTGACCCCTGGGATGCAGCAGGCAGCGGCGAAACCTTGAATGGTCAAATGGCGGGCGGAGCCTATGCCAATCGCACGGTTCGCGGTGTCATCGAACCCCTGGTACCAACCACATGGCTGAAAGGCGGTTTCAAATCAGCAATCCTGAGTTCGGTTCACCTGCTCGGAAGCATTCCGCTGATGGATCAACTCATTACCCCGGGTCTTAATAATTATGAGCTCGGCCGAACCGCCCCGGATGTCGTCCCTGTCGACAAGCTGGTGAAGTAG
- the cpaB gene encoding Flp pilus assembly protein CpaB, with product MPRINRNVVYILVALLLGVLASFMAIQYINGQVAARTHAPVQAKTRAVVVPTHDLKAGDTLTADDVASRDIPQDFVPADVLTPDNYGSYLGQVLRTPLAQGAPIPTTALEQIADHFSAIINPDDVAYTIQVNETNSISGLIVPGDHIDILLLVSKNEKDTIRPLLSDVLVLATGKRARGLKTGDHATDSSFSNVTLELSPRNAQRLSMAKKIGQLRVMLRSPENRGDLNLKLLSEADLLGTGRPGYGRGVQFIIGGSH from the coding sequence ATGCCAAGGATCAATCGAAATGTTGTTTACATTCTGGTCGCTCTGTTGCTGGGCGTTCTGGCCAGCTTCATGGCCATCCAGTACATCAATGGACAGGTCGCCGCGCGCACCCACGCCCCGGTACAGGCGAAAACGCGTGCCGTCGTCGTACCGACGCACGATCTCAAGGCGGGAGACACGCTGACCGCGGACGACGTTGCCTCACGGGATATCCCCCAGGACTTCGTACCGGCCGACGTACTGACGCCAGATAACTACGGCAGTTACCTGGGCCAGGTGCTCCGCACGCCTCTGGCCCAGGGCGCCCCCATTCCCACAACGGCTCTGGAGCAGATCGCCGACCACTTCTCCGCCATCATCAACCCGGATGACGTGGCTTACACGATACAGGTGAACGAAACCAACTCGATCTCGGGCTTGATCGTGCCGGGCGATCACATCGACATCTTGCTGCTGGTGTCCAAAAACGAGAAAGACACTATCCGTCCGCTGTTGAGCGACGTGCTCGTTCTGGCGACCGGCAAACGCGCCCGAGGGCTGAAGACCGGCGACCATGCCACCGACAGCAGCTTTTCCAATGTCACGCTGGAACTCAGCCCCCGCAATGCGCAGCGCCTCAGCATGGCCAAGAAAATCGGTCAGTTGCGGGTCATGCTGCGCTCGCCGGAAAACCGGGGCGATCTCAATCTGAAACTACTCAGCGAAGCGGATCTGCTGGGTACCGGCCGACCGGGATACGGTCGAGGCGTTCAATTCATCATAGGCGGGAGTCACTAG